From a single Silene latifolia isolate original U9 population chromosome 6, ASM4854445v1, whole genome shotgun sequence genomic region:
- the LOC141587559 gene encoding uncharacterized protein LOC141587559 — translation MSDRIAHLSPNLTPITCMVWNIQGTKSKTKINALKEVVKTYKPSILALVETHMDDNHAKKIRSVIGYNGHSRVDTVGFSGGIWLYWRPEIVNVVPVKSHDQFITVEVSRQGELPWFFSTIYASPNPQNRHELWSELETYAKSNNHPWMLAGDFNESRSLTERHGRDHNMARRCALFNDWIEDCELIELEISGPSHTWARGNSCETRQSARLDRALCNSVWGTRFENASVKHLPAYQSDHSPLLISPNGFAPLQSVRKPFRFQAAWLTHEKFTEFVDESWTVGSSLVDQLSSLSHKLQNWNQEVFGNIFRKKRELLARIEGCQKHLSIKRENNLIKLEAKLRRELDEVLEREELLWYQKS, via the coding sequence ATGTCGGATAGAATTGCTCATTTGTCGCCAAATTTAACCCCTATCACCTGTATGGTGTGGAACATCCAGGGGACGAAAAGTAAAACTAAAATTAACGCTCTAAAAGAAGTAGTTAAAACTTATAAACCATCTATCCTTGCTCTGGTAGAAACACATATGGATGACAATCATGCTAAGAAAATTCGTTCAGTAATAGGATATAACGGACACTCCCGAGTTGACACGGTTGGTTTTAGTGGAGGTATTTGGTTATATTGGCGCCCGGAAATAGTGAATGTAGTCCCTGTTAAATCTCATGATCAATTTATTACGGTCGAAGTATCCCGTCAAGGAGAATTACCTTGGTTCTTCTCTACTATTTATGCAAGTCCTAACCCGCAAAATCGTCATGAATTGTGGTCTGAACTAGAAACTTATGCGAAATCTAATAATCATCCTTGGATGTTAGCCGGAGACTTTAATGAGTCTAGGTCTTTAACAGAAAGACACGGTAGAGATCATAACATGGCAAGACGATGTGCTCTTTTCAATGATTGGATAGAAGATTGTGAGTTAATTGAACTAGAAATTTCGGGTCCTTCTCATACTTGGGCTCGGGGCAATTCTTGTGAAACAAGACAAAGTGCGAGATTAGATCGTGCTTTATGTAATAGTGTATGGGGTACTCGGTTTGAGAACGCCAGTGTCAAGCATCTCCCTGCTTACCAATCGGACCATAGTCCCCTGCTCATCTCACCAAATGGGTTCGCCCCATTACAATCGGTCCGGAAACCTTTCCGCTTCCAAGCTGCTTGGTTAACTCATGAGAAGTTTACGGAATTTGTTGACGAAAGTTGGACTGTCGGATCATCACTAGTTGATCAACTATCCTCTTTATCTCATAAACTTCAAAATTGGAACCAAGAGGTTTTTGGAAACATTTTTCGCAAAAAAAGAGAACTACTGGCTCGAATTGAAGGTTGTCAAAAGCATCTTTCGATTAAAAGAGAGAACAATCTTATTAAACTCGAAGCAAAGCTCAGACGCGAGTTAGATGAGGTTCTGGAACGCGAAGAATTGCTTTGGTATCAAAAATCTTGA